In Primulina eburnea isolate SZY01 chromosome 3, ASM2296580v1, whole genome shotgun sequence, one DNA window encodes the following:
- the LOC140828539 gene encoding mRNA-decapping enzyme subunit 2-like: MVAPFLASLKSWISLHPPPIAPRSDRPIKGITVWKAKGSSTVENQPNKAVADMNPSDSRPGRSFRNFKFDTGPIFQAIDTAFSS; the protein is encoded by the exons ATGGTTGCTCCTTTTTTAGC ATCTTTAAAGTCATGGATCTCTTTGCATCCACCTCCTATAGCACCTAGATCAGATAGACCTATAAAAG GAATTACGGTGTGGAAAGCAAAAGGCAGTTCTACAGTAGAGAACCAGCCAAATAAAGCAGTAGCAGACATGAATCCTTCTGATTCACGACCTGGAAGAAGCTTCAGAAACTTTAAGTTTGATACAGGTCCGATATTTCAAGCGATTGATACCGCATTCTCGTCTTAG